In the genome of Rhizobium etli 8C-3, one region contains:
- a CDS encoding GNAT family N-acetyltransferase, whose amino-acid sequence MTEVVILSVPLFSTLCNEAFKLRRSVFISEQNVPADEEFDEADLSAHHIVAIQAGEVAGTLRIVYLDDHVKIGRVAVGAQWRGHGIASAMIRFAMEAHCAVRGNRFYLTAQSDKVALYEKFGFTAFGDEFLDGGMPHLAMRNY is encoded by the coding sequence ATGACAGAGGTAGTGATTTTATCCGTTCCGCTCTTCAGCACCTTGTGCAACGAGGCTTTCAAGTTGCGCCGCTCCGTCTTCATCAGTGAGCAGAATGTACCTGCTGATGAAGAATTTGATGAAGCCGACTTAAGCGCCCACCACATCGTCGCCATCCAGGCAGGCGAAGTCGCGGGCACGCTTCGGATCGTCTATCTCGACGATCACGTAAAGATCGGGCGCGTGGCCGTCGGAGCGCAATGGCGCGGTCATGGCATCGCAAGTGCGATGATCCGCTTTGCGATGGAGGCGCATTGCGCGGTTCGCGGCAATCGCTTTTACCTGACGGCTCAAAGCGACAAGGTCGCGCTCTATGAGAAGTTCGGCTTTACTGCATTCGGCGATGAGTTTCTCGACGGAGGCATGCCGCATCTCGCCATGAGAAACTACTGA